From Leishmania braziliensis MHOM/BR/75/M2904 complete genome, chromosome 35:
TCGCTGTTTCTCGCCTACCTTTCCCCGGTGCATTACGACGACATCACACCCATGCCCGTGGCACAGCTTCAGCTCGGCGAGTTGCTCAGCGGGGAGCTGAACAAGCGCGTGAAGCGCAAGCAGAAGTCACGCAGTGCCAGTGACCGTGGTAGCGCCACTTCTGCAGTACCCTTAAGAGGCCTACCATCCGTACCAGACTCCAGATGTGGAGGCCGCAGGGTGGATGCTTCGATCATGTCGCGCACGCCTGTTCGTTCGCCTCGTGTGGAGGCGCTCTTAGAGCGGGTTAGGACGCGCGCGAGGTCGTCTAATGGTCTCAGGCCGCCCCTGGTGTCGCCAACCTCTTCGAATGCGACTGTACCGCTGGTGCCATGCTTACGGCCGCAGTCCGACAACCTGTACGCAGGCAGGGGCTCAGAACCGCCGTCGCGgcctccgccttcgcctccgccttcgcctccgccttcgccttcGCCAAGTAGCTCCCGCGGCTTTCCAAGCGAGTAAACGTGCTCGCTGAAATTCACTGTGCAGCGTGCACagcaggggagagggaaaggaggggcgTCGAAGAGTGCACAGCTTGCGGGACGCACTCACGTGTGCCTCTGCCTTCcgcttttcctccttttaCCGTGGATGGGCACATCTTTGCGTATTGGCCACGGGTGACGTACGAAAGAGGTGACTTCTTTGGTTTGACTTTTCGCCTCGCTGTTGTTCGACANNNNNNNNNNNNNNNNNNNNNNNNNNNNNNNNNNNNNNNNNNNNNNNNNNNNNNNNNNNNNNNNNNNNNNNNNNNNNNNNNNNNNNNNNNNNNNNNNNNNTCTATTCTCTCTCGCACCGCTTCTGGTTGCACGCCTAGCCTGTGAACGCACAGCTGGCGAGCGAGAGTGCGGGAAAGAACCAAAGAGGCTATGAATGGGTCTGTTGAATGGGGGCAttgggtgcgtgtgcagcgacaaaaggagagaaagaagaacaCGAATAATCGGCGGCAATTGGCGGTAACGCGTGCGATGGCGGCAATGACAACAAAGGAGCCCCGATGGGTGCATGGCGGTGCTGTTAGTGTACGTTCGTGCGTCCATAcgttgtttctctctctgccctttccacctctctgtttttcttgcTCCTTTATGCCGCCGTGTGGTGTCGCTGTTGCTCATGCATGCACGCGCGTTGTTTGCTAAGCCTTTCTCTTGTCTCTTTGTTCTTGTtttgtgcgtctctctctctctgtgtataTGTGTGGGCGGATATTCTTCTTGTTGGGGGGTGCGAGCCACATGATATCTTCATCCACGCGTCTTCCCCACATCGCATGCGTTCTCTCTCCATTCTTTCTTTCGCTGTTATTGTTTAATTCGTGCTACGTGTAGGGACATCGAGGATttcgtttttcttcgctctcctccaccattTTCGCGCTGCAAGTATGGCCatatacgtgtgtgtgtgtctctctctctctctctttcggtTGGCCTACCTGCAACGTCTTTTCTTAGTTTCTGCTTCGCATTCTCCCTTTCTATTGTCTCGCTCGGCTTCGCGAGGTGTGCGGCGCTAAATGTCGGCTTTGTTGTTCCCTTGTTTTGTTGCTCGTTgttgcggtgtgtgtgtgtgtgtggaaaTTGTCACTGGCCGTGCAGTCATCCCCACTCAGcttgtcccccccccttttttctccgcacacctccttctcgtctttttatgtttttcttttccgttACAATGATGCGTTttctacacacacacacacacacacacacacatgcccCTATTCAGATAAATGAGCACCCCCATTTgtccttccctcctttcccatTCGTACCCATCTCACGTTGCCATAAAGGGTGCTACCGTCAAATCCATCAGCAAGGATGCACaggcaaaagagaggaaacacGAAAAAGGAAATGCGTTTGGCCCAAGTGCGTTGAGCCCACAAGTTCTGGCGTTTTACCAAGAAACAAACCTGTCCAGCCACGCATGGGCTGCTTGAGACTGCGCAGCAATGCGCGAGCAAGGTGTAGTGCATATAAAGCACTCCCTCATAGGCCGGATGTCAGGTGGAGTGTGTAAAGGCGCGGAAAAAAGCGAAGGTGTCACTGCTGAGCGAATGGATGCGTTGATGACCTCACTTGTGTACTCGTCTTTTTCGAAGTGGACAGCGCCGCGTGGACGGATGCCCAGCTGCGTGTGAATGTTCGTGTGTGACTAGGTTTGTTGAGCTgctctttgccttctctgCGGCTGTCCCTCCAGTTCTTTCTCCATTTCAATGCCAATTCAGTTCCTTCAAACGCTTCTTGTAGGAAAGGCTAAGCCGCCTCAACGCCCATTTTCTATCGTCCATCTCCTCGCCTTtgcttgctctctttctgcacctctctcttctttcgcGCTTCGCTACCGCTTCACATCATCTGCGTATCTCCGTCATCCCCCCTTCTGCATGATGCATTCAGGCTAATAAACATCTCCCACACAGTCATATACACAACCCGACTCGCACACTCCCGTGCGCACAttgaggagagggagagagagagagggaaggacaCTTCGCGCTCTTTTCGTCCCCCATCCTGGCGCACACTCCCGCCGCTACTCTGGGTAAGATTGTCTTGTTTTTGGACtaatttttttctttttttgtgctTCTTCGCTCCGTCTTCAGTCATCTGCGCCGGCACGCCCAATGCGCATACCcggaagagagacggaggacGACAACGGATGAGCCTTTTAGGGGTGGAGCACTACGCCCCACcgtcgcagcgcggcgtgctcTACTTCAACACGATCCCGCGCGATATGCGACCACAAGAGGTCCGACTGCACTTCAATCAGTACGGCGAAGTTCGGCGCATGAAGTTCATTCCTTTCCCGAAGAAGGCGCGCCGCCCGGGCGGACCGCTTCTCCCACTGCAGTACAAGGAGGGCTGGATGGAGTTCACTTCTGCTAGTGATGCACAGCACGCGGCGCAGTGCATGAATGGCCAGCCGATCGACgtgaagcggcagcgccggtgCTACGGTCAGCTGTGGACAGTGCGCTTCATGGAAGGGTTCACGTGGGACTCGTTgttggaggaggcggaggcgaagcggcGTGCTTGGCGAGcggccgaggtggaggcgcgcAAAGAGGAGCGGTCAATGAACGAGGCGTACCGGCGGATGGCGATGCAGGCAGAGCAGCAACGGAGGGCGAAGCGGCGCCATCGCGAGGTGAGAGTGACCAGTCACAGCGATGTAGATGCACATGACGATGTAGGAAGGCCATCGGTCGCTACAGACAACGGAGCTTCATGTATTTGCGGCGGTACAGGTCGTGGCGCGACAGCCAATTCTGCTACCACGCCGAAGGTTCACTCGGCGAAGAAGTCCGAGCGCGACGCCACAAAGAAACTCAAGAAGCGCAGAGACGCGTAGCAGTGCGCGAGTCTAAGAGAGTGGTACTGAAGGaatgagagggagagagagggggagggagccaTATGGCAGCCTTTTGGACCGACCTCGTCAATGCGACGTTTGTCTgtgttgttttgttttgcttgtGTCCCTCTTCATCTCTTTCGCTCGCTCACGTTGTCTCTGTTTTAGTCTTGTACAGTACTCTTGGCTGCTCTGGAGGCGTGCACGGCGACTTTAATGGGTGTAACCGCAATGTGGACGGATGTGCTCGTCTTTTCACTGGATCAGACGCAGTAAACCAATCCAAACGATAGCAAAGTGATCAACATTACCTGCATAGAGGCACAGGGCCAGAGGCGAGCTTATGCAAGCGCACACATATCTGTGCACGCTTGCTTGTTGGCTTTGTTTCTCATACTCTTCTCGCTTCTTCCTATtacggagagaagggggcaaCGAAGGGGGTGCTGAGGGTGTTGCAGCGCACCCTCAAGGCGGTGCTCACGGAGGCTGGATACTCAACTCTGTGTAAGGTGCACTTTCGCATTCGTCCACCCCATTGTCCCTTCTTACTCTCGCTAATCTCGTGTATCTGCGCATCTGCACCCGCATCGCCTGCATGCATGCTGATTCTTGACAATCGTACGTCTTGTGCTCCGCATGTAGCGCCAACCTAACCTCCGTTCTCTACAGCTGAAACTCAAGCAAAGAAACAAGCAAGCTAACGAAAAAAAGGTCAATAATTCCCTATCATCTACACACAAGGCATTACGCTTACAccatctctctttccctctgaCGTGGTGCCTTCATCAggttctccctctctctttttcttcgttggGGTGACAGTTTTCCTATTCTTTTCTCTTGCCAAGCAGGCGATCACCCCACCTCTACGGTtgtcttcgtgtgtgtgtgtgtgtgtgttcactGAACTGACAAAGTAAAacacccgcagcagcagtttcGTGGTATGTTGTGCCTCTgcgcacacgtacgtgtCTCAGCAATCTCAGCCAACCAACACCCACAAAAACGACTTCGCTGTCTCAGCACTGCGTCTTCAGCTCGCCGTCTGCAACGTGCTTTGGACGCGGTTCTCGCTTGCTGCTCTCGTACTGTCCTCCTTCGCTTGCGTGCGCGAGTATCCGCACCTGTAGGAGCGCACGTAACTCCGTTGCCCAGTGCTTCAGCTGCGACTCTCGCTGCGTCTCGTATCGCagcttcttttcctcctcgtctgctGTGCGCAACTCGACCTCAGCCACCATGTCtggaaagaagaaggcgacggAGGCGACCGTGAATTTGGCCACCCTGATGGAGCCGGACTTCTGGAAGCAACGCGTCGAAATCTTCgagcagctgtggcagcagcagcagaaccGCTATGAGTCGATGAAAGCCCCGATCAAGGTGACCCTGCCGGATGGAAAGGTGATGGACGCCGAGAGCTGGGTTACGCGCCCGCTGGACATCGCAAAATGCCTGTCCAACTCGCTGCCGGACAAGGTCATTGTCGCCCGTGTGAACGAGGCGCTGTGGGACTTGACGCGGCCACTCGAGGGTGACTGCCACTTGGAGCTGCTGGACtgggacgacgaggatgcaCATGAGGTATTCTGGCACAGCTCCTCGCACGTGCTCGGCTACGCGCTGGAGCGCATCTTTGATACGAAGCTCTCCGTCGGCCCGGCGCTGAAGGAGGGTGGCTTCTTTTATGAGGGCCTCACCAACCGCCCGGTGTCCGAGTCGGACTACAAGGCGATCGAGTCGGCCATGCAGGAGCTGGTGAAGCAGAAGATGCCCTACCAGCGTCTCGAAGTGTCAAAGGAGGACGCCCTGAGACTCTTCGGATACACGGAGTTCAAGAGCAAGATCCTGGCGAGCAAGGTGCCGGACGGGGGCACGTGCACCGTGTACCGGTGCGGTATGCTCATTGACCCGTGCCGTGGTCCCCACCTCCCGGACACGGGCCGCGTCAAGGCCTTTGCTGTAACTAAGAACTCCTCCTCTTACTTTGAAGGCAAGGCAGAGAatgaggtgctgcagcgcgtgtACGGCATTTCATTCCCGAAGAACATCATGTTAACTGAGTGGAAGATGATCCAGGAGGAGGCTGCGAAGCGGGACCATCGCGTGATTGGCCGCCAGCAGAACCTCTTCACCTTCAACGAGGTCTCACCTGGCAGCGCCTTCTGGCTGCCGCACGGTGCACGCATCTACAACACTCTCGTGGAGTTCCTGCGCAAGAAGTATCGCCGCTGCGGTTTCCAAGAGGTTATCTCGCCCAACATGTACTCCTCCAAGCTGTGGATGGTGTCGGGCCACTGGGAAAAGTACGCCGACAACATGTTCTGCACAAAATGTGAGAAGGAGGACTTTGGCCTGAAGCCGATGAATTGCCCGGGCCACTGTATCATGTTCGCGTCACAGCCGCACTCGTACAGGGAGCTGCCGATTCGCTACGCAGACTTTGGCGTGTTGCACCGTAACGAGCTGAGCGGTGCCTTGACGGGACTGACCCGCGTGCGTCGTTTCCAGCAGGACGATGCGCACATCTTCTGCCGGATGGACCAGATCACAGATGAGATGGAGGGCCAGATGCAGTTCCTCAGCGACGTTTATGGCGTGCTGGGCTTCAAGTTCTACTTTTACCACTCCACCCGTCCCGCAAACAAGCTTGGCTCTGACGCGCTCTGGGATCAGTCGGAGTCGTATCTGCGCGCCGCGCTGAACCGGTTCTGTGGCATTCCGGAGGAGTTGCCGGACCCGTTGCGCCCCGATCAGCGTTTCTGCTACGACGGCAAGCCGGAGTCAGTCAAGAAGATGAAGATACTTATGAAGAAGGTGGAGCACAGCGAGGACCCCAACGCCTGGAAGGGGCCGACCAACGGCGGCGAGGGCTGGATTGAAAATGCTGGCGATGGCGCCTTCTACGGCCCCAAGATCGACATTGTGGTCGaggacgcgctgcgccgccgccaccagtgCGCCACGATTCAGCTAGACTTCAACCTGCCGAGTCGCTTTGGCCTCAAGTACACCCTTCCCGCcgcggagaaagaggaggtggcggcggcctcgaTGGAGAAGCGGAAGCACACCGATCCTGCTCCGACCACCGCTTCGCCACCGGCCGCAGCGGATGACGAGAGCAAGCCGAAGCTCAGCACGTACGAGGCTGCCGTGCGTGACCTTGGCATCGACCTGGAGCTGGACGCCAACCAGGCCCGCCCCGTCATGATCCACCGCGCCATTCTCGGTTCCTTGGAGCGCTCGATTGCCATTCTGTGCGAGCACTTTGGCGGCGACTGGCCATTCTGGCTAAGCCCCCGCcaggtgatggtggtgcctGTCTCGGCCTCCAACTACGGGTATGCGCAGAAGGTGCGCGACACGATGCACGATGCGGGCTTCTACGCGGACGTCGACAACGGTGCCGCCACGCTGGACAAGAAGATCCGCAATTCGGAGAAGGCGCGCTACAACTTCATCCTTGTCGTGGGTCAGCAGGAGCAGGACGCGACCAGTGTCAACAtccgcgcgcgcggcgaGAGGCGACTGGGAAATAAATCGCTGGCGGAGGTCGTTCAGTGGTTCACGGAGATGGCGGACACGCATAGCAGAGGGTTCTAGGCCACCCTCCTAAGGAGGGTTAGACAGTTGTAGACAGGGATGCGggcgtgtatgtgcgcatgtgtgtgtgtgtgtgtgtgtgtgtgtgtatgtttgTGGGTGTTTGTGCGGCTGGTCATCTATGCATAGGAGAAAAGTGGCGTCGTGAGTGAGCACtattttgtttctcttttcttgcactttttccctctttttaTCATCTTCTATCCATTCTTTATTTTTTTAAGGCAATACACCTCTCTTCCCGATGATGGGAGACACCACAGACCCCAGCACCTCCCCTCGCTCTGCGCGGCGAAGCCGAACAGAGCCCCCCTACCCCAGCCAACGCCGAGCTGCCTCTGGCGATGGCAGGGCgaagcacccacgacgtaGCGAAGCCAGGGCGGCGCTGGGTCGGGGCGACCTGCAACAGTGCACGCGCCTGCGCCATCCATGCGATGGGCGTGGTGCCGGCGTGACTCGGGCGTGTCTCACCCGGCCCGCACCGCCTGgcggtgtgtggggaggagggtggggcTGAGGCCGTGCCCCGGTGACTGAgccggcgcgttgctgcacTGTGTGTATCtagcgctgctttgcaccgcGCGGTGGGTCACTGACaggcgggaggggggtggagtggAGTTTGTGCTCACACTGTGTGGGAGAGGATATGGACGTGCTGAGAGGAAACATAGTTAATACCTACTTTACTGGTGTTGTTGTAACGACTTTGTCTTCTACCTAATTATTTTACTGATGTTGAATGGGAGGGGTAATGAGATCCGACACAGCCTCGAGCGGAGACGAATGGACAAATTCAGAAGATCGTGTGTTTAAGCAGCGGCTTTTACGTCGGAAAGCACGCAGTTAGGCCCCCCTAATTTACCCTACATGTTCGCCAGAGCCGATGCAT
This genomic window contains:
- a CDS encoding putative threonyl-tRNA synthetase yields the protein MSGKKKATEATVNLATLMEPDFWKQRVEIFEQLWQQQQNRYESMKAPIKVTLPDGKVMDAESWVTRPLDIAKCLSNSLPDKVIVARVNEALWDLTRPLEGDCHLELLDWDDEDAHEVFWHSSSHVLGYALERIFDTKLSVGPALKEGGFFYEGLTNRPVSESDYKAIESAMQELVKQKMPYQRLEVSKEDALRLFGYTEFKSKILASKVPDGGTCTVYRCGMLIDPCRGPHLPDTGRVKAFAVTKNSSSYFEGKAENEVLQRVYGISFPKNIMLTEWKMIQEEAAKRDHRVIGRQQNLFTFNEVSPGSAFWLPHGARIYNTLVEFLRKKYRRCGFQEVISPNMYSSKLWMVSGHWEKYADNMFCTKCEKEDFGLKPMNCPGHCIMFASQPHSYRELPIRYADFGVLHRNELSGALTGLTRVRRFQQDDAHIFCRMDQITDEMEGQMQFLSDVYGVLGFKFYFYHSTRPANKLGSDALWDQSESYLRAALNRFCGIPEELPDPLRPDQRFCYDGKPESVKKMKILMKKVEHSEDPNAWKGPTNGGEGWIENAGDGAFYGPKIDIVVEDALRRRHQCATIQLDFNLPSRFGLKYTLPAAEKEEVAAASMEKRKHTDPAPTTASPPAAADDESKPKLSTYEAAVRDLGIDLELDANQARPVMIHRAILGSLERSIAILCEHFGGDWPFWLSPRQVMVVPVSASNYGYAQKVRDTMHDAGFYADVDNGAATLDKKIRNSEKARYNFILVVGQQEQDATSVNIRARGERRLGNKSLAEVVQWFTEMADTHSRGF